From a single Arachis hypogaea cultivar Tifrunner chromosome 3, arahy.Tifrunner.gnm2.J5K5, whole genome shotgun sequence genomic region:
- the LOC112734056 gene encoding homeobox-leucine zipper protein ATHB-23 isoform X2, translated as MAFFPANFMLQTPHHHHQDEHQPPPSLNSILTSCAPQEYHHGGGGYLGKRSMSFSGIEVGEVEGNGGEEEVSDDGSQAGEKKRRLNMEQVKTLEKSFELGNKLEPERKMQLARALGLQPRQIAIWFQNRRARWKTKQLEKDYDLLKRQFDAVKADNDALQAQNHKLHTQIMALKSREPTESINLNKETEGSSSNRSDNSSDIKLDISTRTPTTTTTTSAIDSPLSTHQNNNNNSRTLFPSPSNNAAAAAATARPTEVAQLFQTTPHHHHHHHHHMVKEESLSNMFCAIDDQTGLWPWLEHQNFN; from the exons ATGGCTTTCTTCCCAGCAAATTTCATGTTACAAACCCCACATCATCATCACCAAGATGAACATCAACCTCCACCATCACTCAACTCAATCCTAACTTCATGTGCACCTCAAGAGTACCACCAcg GAGGAGGAGGGTATCTAGGGAAAAGATCGATGTCATTCTCAGGGATAGAGGTGGGAGAAGTGGAAGGGAATGGAGGAGAGGAAGAGGTGTCAGATGATGGATCACAGGCAGGGGAGAAGAAGAGGAGGCTGAACATGGAGCAAGTGAAGACACTTGAGAAGAGCTTTGAGTTGGGGAACAAGCTTGAACCAGAGAGGAAAATGCAGCTTGCAAGGGCTCTAGGCCTTCAACCTAGACAGATTGCTATTTGGTTCCAAAACAGAAGAGCCAGATGGAAGACCAAGCAATTGGAGAAGGATTATGATCTTCTTAAGCGCCAGTTTGATGCTGTTAAAGCTGATAATGATGCTCTTCAAGCCCAGAATCACAAGCTTCACACTCAG ATAATGGCACTGAAAAGTAGAGAACCAACAGAATCAATAAACCTAAACAAAGAGACAGAGGGATCAAGCAGCAACAGGAGTGACAACAGTTCAGATATCAAGTTGGATATATCAACAAGGAcacctactactactactactacttcaGCCATTGACAGTCCTCTATCCACTCatcaaaacaacaacaataacagcaGAACACTGTTTCCATCACCATCAAAtaatgctgctgctgctgctgccacTGCCAGGCCAACAGAAGTTGCACAGCTTTTTCAAACCactccacatcatcatcatcatcatcatcatcacatggTCAAAGAAGAGAGCTTGAGCAACATGTTCTGTGCCATTGATGACCAAACTGGCCTCTGGCCATGGTTAGAGCATCAAAATTTCaattga
- the LOC112734056 gene encoding homeobox-leucine zipper protein ATHB-23 isoform X1 — protein MAFFPANFMLQTPHHHHQDEHQPPPSLNSILTSCAPQEYHHGAGGGGYLGKRSMSFSGIEVGEVEGNGGEEEVSDDGSQAGEKKRRLNMEQVKTLEKSFELGNKLEPERKMQLARALGLQPRQIAIWFQNRRARWKTKQLEKDYDLLKRQFDAVKADNDALQAQNHKLHTQIMALKSREPTESINLNKETEGSSSNRSDNSSDIKLDISTRTPTTTTTTSAIDSPLSTHQNNNNNSRTLFPSPSNNAAAAAATARPTEVAQLFQTTPHHHHHHHHHMVKEESLSNMFCAIDDQTGLWPWLEHQNFN, from the exons ATGGCTTTCTTCCCAGCAAATTTCATGTTACAAACCCCACATCATCATCACCAAGATGAACATCAACCTCCACCATCACTCAACTCAATCCTAACTTCATGTGCACCTCAAGAGTACCACCAcg GAGCAGGAGGAGGAGGGTATCTAGGGAAAAGATCGATGTCATTCTCAGGGATAGAGGTGGGAGAAGTGGAAGGGAATGGAGGAGAGGAAGAGGTGTCAGATGATGGATCACAGGCAGGGGAGAAGAAGAGGAGGCTGAACATGGAGCAAGTGAAGACACTTGAGAAGAGCTTTGAGTTGGGGAACAAGCTTGAACCAGAGAGGAAAATGCAGCTTGCAAGGGCTCTAGGCCTTCAACCTAGACAGATTGCTATTTGGTTCCAAAACAGAAGAGCCAGATGGAAGACCAAGCAATTGGAGAAGGATTATGATCTTCTTAAGCGCCAGTTTGATGCTGTTAAAGCTGATAATGATGCTCTTCAAGCCCAGAATCACAAGCTTCACACTCAG ATAATGGCACTGAAAAGTAGAGAACCAACAGAATCAATAAACCTAAACAAAGAGACAGAGGGATCAAGCAGCAACAGGAGTGACAACAGTTCAGATATCAAGTTGGATATATCAACAAGGAcacctactactactactactacttcaGCCATTGACAGTCCTCTATCCACTCatcaaaacaacaacaataacagcaGAACACTGTTTCCATCACCATCAAAtaatgctgctgctgctgctgccacTGCCAGGCCAACAGAAGTTGCACAGCTTTTTCAAACCactccacatcatcatcatcatcatcatcatcacatggTCAAAGAAGAGAGCTTGAGCAACATGTTCTGTGCCATTGATGACCAAACTGGCCTCTGGCCATGGTTAGAGCATCAAAATTTCaattga